The nucleotide sequence CGTGCTCAGGGCTGAAATGGGGGATGAGGAACTTGAAGTCAATATTACAGGCACGCGTGAATTAGCAAACGCTTCACTGCTGGCCCAATCAAAGGGAGAATCGTTGTTTTTTGAGCAAACACCGGGTGGTGAAAGAACGGCAACCTTCAGAATTCCCCTTAACATTTTTCCTTCTGGCATTGCGCAACTGGTATTATTCTCAGCAGAAGGAATTCCGCAAGCGGAAAGACTGCTTTTTGTCAATCACGATGACCAGGTTTATTTTGATATGCAAGCCAGGGTGTTGCGATCGGGGGAGGAAACCGCCCTGAGCATTGATGTGCTGGCCAGCGATGAGGAGGGAAATCCACTGGCAGGCAATTACTCGGTTGCCGTTCAATATGGTGATGTCGGGGAAAGAACCCGCTTTGATAATATATTCAGCAACCTTCTCTTGGGCTCCGACTTGAATGGCAGGGTAGAAGAACCAGCACAATATTTCGATTACAGCCAGGATGATCCTGAAGCTATGGTTGATATGCTTATGCTGACCCAGACCTGGCAACGTTTTTCCTGGTCAGGGTTGCTGGGCGCCACAATGCCTGATATTGAATCCAATCCTTCATATGGAATAGATGTGAGCGGGACCCTGGTCGGTAAACAGGATCAACTTGGAGTGGCCAATGCAGAAGTCAGGTTACGGTTAGTGGAAAACCCTTCTCAGACTTATCAGAGCAAGACAGACGGCGAGGGCAAGTTTCTTTTTAAGGGGCTTCCCCTTTTTGATGTTACCATGGTTGAAATTATCCCACCCATGATTGCGGGAAGGCAATTACCTGAAGTGTTGCTGGATTCCACGGGAAGGATTGATCCGGGAATTGATCCATTACTTTATGTGCCCAATGCAAATACCCTGATGCAGCAAATTACTGAAAGAGGGAAGGAGTGGAGCCGTCCAAGGGGCACCCGGAGAGGCGTTTCCCCTGAAAGGGGAGAACAACTGTATGGCACCCCCGATCAGACCATTTATATCAATGATATTGAACCGTATTCTTCCATTCTTGATGTGCTGAGAGATAAGGCTATTGGTTTGAGTATTTCCCCTTCAGGGTTTATTACGATTCGGGGCGCAACCAGCATTAATTATCAAAGTGCCCCGCTGTTTTTTGTAGATGGTGTTGAAAGTGAGGGTGCATTTTTAAGTTTACATCCCAGGGATGTGGAGCGAATCGAGATTTTCAAGGGAGCCAGCACAGCTGCCTTTGGGGCCCGGGGGGCTGCCGGGGCCCTGGCCGCCTACTCCAAACGCCGTGACTTTCAGGCTGAACTTTTAACCTCCAGTATGTTCCTGATCAATGGGTTGCATGTACCAAAAGCATTTATGAGTGAACCGGAAAGCATAGCAGCTTTTGACACCATCAATACCGTGAAGACTCTTTTTTGGGCTCCTCAATTGCAGTCCGGTGAAGAGGGGATTGCAAACTTTCAGTTCCGTCCTATTCCTGGGGTAACCCAATACCGAATTATTATCCAAGGGGTTGGAGAGGATGGCAAGGTTGGTTATGCAGAGTTTATCCTTGGGAACTGATTGGCTTGCCGATTATAAGTATCTTTGAGAAAAATTATCTGGAAAGGTTTTATGGAAAACGAACTCGAAAAGCAGGCCTCCATCCGCGTTGGGATTACCCATGGAGATGTGAATGGCATAGGATATGAGGTTATAATGAAAACCCTGGCGGATGTCAGGGTGCTTGAATTTTTTACCCCTATTGTATATGGTTCTTCGAAAGTGGCTAGTTATCACCGCAAAGCCATTGATTTGCACGACTTCAATTTCAACATTGTAAAATCGGCTGAGTTTGCCCAGGAGGGTAAAGCTAACCTGGTCAATATTTACCCTCAGGAGATCAAGATCGACCTTGGACAATGCACGGATATTGCCGGTGAAGTGGCTTATCTTGCCCTGGAGGCTGCCACCGAAGACCTGAAGAGAGGGCATATCGATGCCCTGGTTACCGCGCCCATCAACAAACAGAATATCCAAAGCGAGGCTTTTCAATTTCCCGGACACACGGAATACTTGTCGAAGAAGTTCGGGGTCAGCGAGAGCCTGATGCTGATGGTTAGCCATCATATGCGTATAGGGGTCATCACGGGTCACGTACCCCTTTCAGAGGTTCCCGGGATGATTTCCAAAGAACTTATACTAAAGAAAACCCGTCTGATGCATCAATCGCTTACCCGTGATTTCGGTATCAGGAAGCCCCGTATCGCGATCCTGGGGCTGAATCCTCACGCCGGCGACAAGGGCGTTATAGGCATTGAAGAACAGCAGGTGATCATTCCGGCCATTCAGCAAGCCTTTGATGAAGGCATGCTGGTTTTTGGGCCTTATCCTGCCGATGGGTTCTTTGGCTCTGCGGCCTTCAGCCAGTTTGATGGGATTCTTGCCATGTATCACGATCAGGGCTTAATTCCTTTCAAGGCGTTATCCTTTAAGAGTGGCGTGAATTTTACGGCAGGCTTGCCCTATGTGCGTACCAGCCCAGCCCATGGTACCGCTTATAATATTGCTGGCAGGAACGAAGCCTCGCCGGATGCTTTCCGTGAGTCGGTTTACCTGGCCATCGATGTGGTCAGGAACCGTCATATGTATGAAGAGGTCACAGCCAATCCTTTGTCGGCCTCTTCCCTCGATGCCGATACCGACAGCGATCGCAATGCCTTAAAAGAGCTTCCTGAGAACGGGGATTAAATTTTTTTGAACGCTTTCCATGCCTGCATACAAGTTGACAAGACTTTGTGAAATGGCCGGGGGACAGCTTTATGGCGCTTCCCCGCCGGATGTTTCAATCAGGCATTTACTCACCGATAGCCGCAGGTTACTTTCACCTGCAACCACCCTTTTCGTGGCCATCGTGACGCCCAAGAATGATGGACACCAATACATAGGCTCTTTGTTTGAACGCGGGCTGCGCTGTTTTTTGGTGTCGAATCTGCCGGCTGAAGATTTCCCGATGCGCAGGGAGGCAGTATTCATCCTGGTTAAGGACACGCTGGAAGCCCTGCAGCAATTAGCTGCTGCACACCGTGCTGCTTTTCCTTTGTCGGTGGTGGCTATCACGGGCAGCAACGGGAAGACCATCGTGAAAGAGTGGCTTTTTCAGCTGCTTTCCGAAAAAATGCCCGTGGTGCGAAACCCCCGCAGCTACAACTCTCAACTGGGTGTCCCACTCTCTTTATGGCAGATAGAGGAAGAACACCGGCTGGGGATCTTTGAGGCCGGGATTTCTCAGCCCGGCGAAATGGAGAAGCTTGAACGTATGCTCGCCCCGCAGACTGGCATTTTTACCAATATAGGGCCTGCCCATGATGAAGGTTTTCCCGCCAGGGAAAGCAAAATCCGTGAGAAACTTAAGCTGTTTAGTAACGCCAAATCGCTTGTCTATTGCCGTGATCATGCTGAACTCGATCACTATATCCGAAAGTGGCAGGCTGGACATCCTGGGGTGCAATTGTTTTCGTGGTCACTGAAACCTGGGGCGGATATATATGTCAGCGCTTTAAGAAGGAAGGATGCTTCCACACATATCCGTTTGGAATACAAAGATAAATCCTTTGATTTTACCATTCCTTTCACCGATCAGGCTTCTATTGAGAACGCGCTTCACTGCATGGCTTTTCTTTGCTTTAAGGGGTTTAGCAATGGGTGGATCAGTGAAAAGATGCCCCAGTTGCAGCCTGTAGCCATGCGTATGGAAATGAAGGAAGGCATCAACAATTGCCTGGTTATCAACGACAGCTATAACAATGACCTGTACGCCCTGTCCATCGCCCTCGATTTCCTGAACAGCCAGACAAGGCTTCCTAAAAAAACGCTGATCCTGTCGGATATCCTGCAAACGGGGATGCCTCCGGTATCATTATATGCCGAGGTCGCTGCCATGATTAAAGCAAGGGGAGTGGGGCGTTTCATCGGCATTGGCCAGGGACTTGTGGACTGCAAGGATTATTTTGATGCGAACGCCCGCTTCTTTGAAACAACAGGAGATTTCCTTCGAAATTTTGATCCCTCAGCATTCAGTCATGAGGCTATTTTGCTGAAGGGTGCCAGGGTATTTGGCTTTGAACGTATCAGCAACCTGTTGCAGCAAAAGGATCACCAGACCATTCTGGAGGTGAACCTTGATGCCCTGGTGCATAACCTCAATGTTTTTCGTTCATTCCTGAACCCCGGGGTGAAAGTGATGGCGATGGTGAAAGCCTTTTCATACGGCAGCGGCAGCGTTGAGGTGGCAGGGGTGCTGCAGTATTACCACGCTGATTACCTGGCAGTGGCCTATGCCGATGAGGGCAAGGACCTTCGCAAAGGGGGTATCCATATTCCAATTGTGGTGATGAATCCAGAGGTTTACAACTTCGGGGTCCTGCAAAAATTCCGCCTTGAGCCGGAAGTATACAGCCTGAAGCTTCTTCACAAGCTGGCCATGGCCTCCAGGGAATTTGAAGGGGTTAACGCTGAAAATCCCTTTCCTGTTCACCTGAAGATGGATACCGGTATGCACCGCCTGGGTTTTCTTCCTGAAGAGCTCGATGCATTGATTGCAGGGTTGGCTGAGAATCCTCAAATTAAGGTTGCTTCCGTATTCTCCCATATGGCGGCAAGTGATGAATCGGCTCACGATGATTTTACCCAAAAGCAGATCAGGGACTTCCAGGAAATGAGCCAAAAGATCCGGAATAGCGTTGGGTATGATTTCCTGCAACACATTAACAACTCAGCTGCCATCACCCGTTTTCCGGCGTCCCAATTTGACATGGTTCGTCTGGGGATAGGCCTGTATGGTGTTTCTGCAGAGCCTGCCCTTCAGGGACTGCTTCAACACGTGAGCACATTCCGTTCGGTGGTTTCCCAGGTGAAGCGCATCCCGCCCGGAGAAAGCATTGGCTACAGCCGTGCCGCCAGATCACAGGAAGAAATGGAGATTGCCATTGTTCCCGTAGGTTATGCCGATGGACTAAACCGTCAGTTGAGCAATGGAGCCGGCCACTTGTTGGTCAAAGGACAAAAAGCTCCCATTGTGGGGAACATAAGCATGGATATGTGCGCCATTGATGTCTCAGGCCTGGATGTAAAAGAAGGGGATGAAGTCATCATCTTTGGTGCACAACTGCCTGTTACGGAAATGGCAAAGGCATTGAATACCATTCCTTACGAGGTGCTTACCTCAATATCACAGCGGGTGAAAAGGGTGTATTTTCAGGAGTAAGAAGGGTTCTCATTGTTGTCAGGTTGTCATTGTTGTCGGGTTGTCTGGGTTGGTCCGCTGACCAGCGGATTATCTTTGTTGTCAAAAAATGGTTGTCGAAGTTGTCAGAGATGACAGGAATCAGGTTTTCCAGTTTTTTTCAACATAGCATAAAAAATGGTGAATTTTTATTCCCAGCGAATCCAGTTCTTGTGCAATGGAATCCCAGCCTTCTTCAGGATATGCTAAATGGATAAACTCAGCTTGTGATTTGGCTTCAAGGTTGGACGAGTGACTAAATACAAGAAATTTAATAAAATCAGATTTATATCTTTTGCGCCCGTACCCTTCAACAATGTTGTCTTTTGTGGATTGAGATGAACGCCTGATTTGCCCGCCAACCTCATACCGGTCGGGACTGGGAAGCTTTAAAGTTTTTTCTCTGATTTTAACTGCCAGATCAAATGCTTTCTGATAAATCTCAAGGTCCTTATATGACTTAAGCTTTGAATCCATGTCCTTTTTAGAATATTGACCATTCACTTTGAAAAAATGAAAACCATCCAGAACTTACAAAAAACAAAAACATCTTCAAACTGATAGCAATGACAACAAAGACAACAAAGACAACATTGACAACTTCGACAACCTCAAAAACCAAGACAACCTGGCAAAAATGACAACACTTATTTCCCCACCCAATTCCTCAAAATCTTCCTCCCCACTGGCGTCATCACACTCTCAGGATGAAACTGCACCCCGTGAACATCCAGGTTTTTGTGTTGCAGGCCCATAATATTGCCTGAGGGATCAATCGCTGTGATTTCCAGGCATTGGGGGAAAGTTTTTTTGTCGGGCACCCACGAATGATAGCGCCCCGTATTAAATAGCTCAGGACAATCCCTGAACAGCAGGGCATCAGGCTTCAGCACTTTGGTGGGGATGGATACCCCGTGCAAAACCTCGTCGAGGTTTTGTAACCGGCCGCCAAATATCTCTGCAATGGCCTGATGCCCCAGGCAAACGCCAAGAATGCTTTTTGTGCCTGCAAAACTTTTGATAACATCACAGGTGATACCCGCTTCCTCAGGCAGACCTGGACCAGGTGAGATAATAATTTTGTTGTATTTATCCACATCCTCCAGGTTGATCTGGTCGTTGCGGTAAACCTCCAGGATATCCTCATCCGAAAGCAGGTCCTCAACAATGTGAAACAGGTTGTAGGTAAAAGAGTCGTAATTGTCGAGGATCAGGATTTTCATTTCAGGGATTAAAAATCAAACCAATTTAAATACATAAATAGTAGTTAGGATATGAACCCATTGATTCAAGTGTACAAAATAATGTAAATTACCTGAATTGACCTTATTAAAACAGCTCTTTTCTTAAATCTGATTAAATCATTACATTTGCCTAAATACCTACAGCTATTCACTTTCAAAATATCTTTTTATGAAAACCATTATCAATACCCCGAATGCGCCTGCACCCATCGGCCCTTATAACCAGGCTGTAATGGTCAATGGAACGCTTTACGTTTCAGGACAGATTGGCATTGACCCCGCCATTGGTAAAGTGGTGGAGGGCGATGTGACCGTACAGGCCAAACAGGTGATGAAAAACCTGGAAAACATCCTGAAAGCTGCTGGAATGGATTTTTCCAATGTGGTAAAAACCAGCATTTTCCTCTCGGATATGAAAGACTTTCCCAAGGTCAACGAAATCTACGGAAGTTTCTTTAAAGCCGATCCCCCAGCCCGTGAGACGGTCCAGGTGGGCGCTCTCCCAATGTTTGTGGACGTGGAGATCAGCTGCATTGCCGTCAAATAAGAGCTGTTTCTTTTAATATACCAGGGGGCCTTCGGGCCCTTTTTTTGTAACTGGCGAGGCGCAATAGTATAGCATTTTTCTTAAAAACCTTTTGTTCGATTGGCATTCTTTTGCCCTATCAGAAGGAAACATTAACAATGGAGAGACCTGAAAGTGCAAGCATTTGGGCAGCTTTGTCGATATATGAAATTATATCAATCTTTAAATACATATATCTTGCATTTAATTCTTTTTATTTCTTTACAAAAAGATGTATTTTTAAATCCTGAAAAAAATATAGGCATATGCTGGTCAAAACATTCGGGAGCGCTGTTCACGGGGTTAGCGCCACCACGATAACCGTTGAGGTAGACGTGGGCCAGGGGGTGAATTTTTTTATGGTGGGCCTGCCTGACAGTGCAGTCAAGGAAAGCCACCAGCGCATTGAAACGGCCCTGAAGCATCAGGGACTTAAAATCCCTGGGAAACGTATCGTGGTCAATATGGCTCCTGCCGACATTCGAAAGGAAGGCTCGGCTTATGACCTGACCATTGCCATCGGAATCCTGGCTGCCAGCGGTCAGATAGCGGCCGAAAAGGTAGGGGAATATGTCATCATGGGTGAGTTGTCGCTCGATGGAAGCCTGCAGCCTATTAAGGGTGCGCTTCCGATTGCAATAAAAGCCCGGGAGGAAAACTTCCGGGGGTTTTTCCTTCCAGAACACAATGCCCGTGAAGCAGCTGTGGTGAATAATCTGGATGTTTACGGAGTGGAGAATATCAGGCAGGTGATCGACTTTTTCAATGGGGATACCCAGCTTGAGAAAACCGAAGTCAACACCCGGGAAGAGTTCTTCTCCAAACTTAATGATTATGAATTCGATTTTTCGGATGTCAAGGGACAGGAAAACATCAAGCGGGCCTTTGAGGTAGCTGCTGCGGGCGGCCATAACCTGCTTATGATCGGTCCTCCCGGCTCAGGCAAGACCATGCTGGCCAAGCGCTTGCCAGGCATCCTTCCCCCGCCGACCCTTAAGGAGGCCCTCGAGACCACCAAGATACACAGCGTTGCAGGCCGCCTGGGAAAGAATGCCTCCCTGCTGTCCGTCAGGCCATTCCGGGCACCTCACCACACCATCTCGGACGTTGCCCTGGTAGGGGGTGGTTCTTTTCCACAACCAGGCGAGATCAGCCTGGCTCACAATGGAGTGCTGTTTCTCGATGAGTTGCCCGAGTTTAAACGCACCGTTCTGGAGGTTCTTCGCCAGCCCCTGGAAGACCGCGTGATGACGGTGAGCCGCGCCAAGTTCAGTGTCCAGTATCCTGCGAGTTTTATGCTCGTTGCGAGTATGAATCCTTGTCCCTGTGGCTATTACAATCATCCCGAGAAGGACTGCGTCTGTGCACCGGGAGTGGTCCAGAAATACCTGAATCGCATCTCCGGCCCACTGCTCGACCGAATTGACATTCATGTGGAAGTTACTCCGGTGCCTTTCAAGGAACTGAGCGAATTGCAAGCCTCCGAGAAAAGCGCCCAGATCCGCGACAGGGTGATTAAGGCCAGGGAGATTCAGGCCGAACGCTATAAATCTTTTGATGGCATTTACTGTAATGCACAGATCAACACCAAGCTCCTGCGCGAGTTTTGCCAGATCGACAAGGCTGGAAGTCTTTTATTAAAGACAGCTATGGAAAAACTGGGATTGTCAGCCAGGGCTTACGATCGTATCCTAAAGGTCTCACGAACCATTGCTGACCTGGATGGGAAGCCTTCTGTTTTGCCCGAGCACCTGGCAGAGGCCATACATTATCGCAGTCTGGACCGTGAAACCTGGGGTGTAAGTTAAAGCAAGCCTGAAAAGGCTTATTCTGCGTTGCGGCGGGTGTAAGCCCATACGTTAAAAAAACTGCCGTCAGTAGTCCGCACTGTTACCTTTTCCCGCTGGTAAATTTCGGGTACTTCCTCCCAACGGTCTGCCTGCTCCAGTTGTTCAGTGCTTAACTGCAGAACTACGCCTTCCACAGATTTTCCTTCTGAGGGCTTAATGTAAGGGTATTCCTTATTTTTAATAAAGACCCAGTCCTTCAGGATGGCCTTTGAGAATACCGGGGGCTGCAGCCCAAAAAGATCTTTCTGGGTTTGCCGCTTTTTCAGCGATCCGTATACAAATACTTTGTAGAGTACCATAGAAATCAACGCTTTGTACAGGAAAAGAATGAAAGCCCTTAAAGTTAAACAATTTTTGATACCTGCCCCTGCCCGCAGCCTTTATTATTAAGGCATTTTCAGGAAAAAAGGGAAAAGGTTGAATGCTTTGCGATTTTTTATGGGATGATATCTAATTTTCCCCGGAAACAGCTAATAAGGGCAGACTGCCTGTAAACTTTCGTTTTCGACCCGTCCCAAAGAATTAAAATTTAACGGCGCTTAATGCCTAATTTCTTATTTTTGCTTATCTGAAGGGCATTGAAAGTTAAACCAAATCACACCATATTATGAGCAAAGTATTGATTATTGGAGCAGGCGGGGTAGGAAGCGTGGTCACCCGCAAATGTGCAGCCGTACCCGAAGTATTCACGGATATCATGCTGGCCAGCCGCACCCTTGAAAAATGCGACCAGATTGCCCGCGACATTGGAGGCGACCGTGTGAAAACCGCACAGGTAGATGCCGACAATGTACCTGAACTGGTGGAACTGATCAACAAGTTCAAGCCTGACATGGTAATCAATGTAGCCTTGCCCTATCAGGACCTAACCATCATGGAAGCATGTCTGGAAACCAAGACCCACTATCTTGATACTGCCAACTACGAGCCAAAAGATGTGGCCAAATTTGAGTATAGCTGGCAGTGGGCCTATCAGGAGCGCTTCAAGGATGCCGGCCTGCTGGCTATCCTGGGCTGTGGCTTCGACCCCGGTGTGACGGGCGTCTTTACCGCTTATGCCGCCAAGCATTATTTCGACGAGATCCATTATCTTGACATTGTTGATTGCAATGCCGGCGATCACGGCAAGGCTTTTGCCACCAACTTCAACCCCGAGATCAACATTCGTGAGATCACCCAGAACGGACGCTATTGGGAAAATGGTCAATGGGTCGAAACCCAACCCCTTGAAATCAATAAGCCCATTGATTATCCTGAGATTGGCCCCAAAGACTCATACCTGCTTTATCACGAGGAACTCGAATCGCTGGTGAAACACTTCCCTACACTCAAACGGGCTCGTTTCTGGATGACCTTTGGCAAACAATATATCACCTACTTGAATGTGCTGCAGGACGTTGGGATGACCAGCATCAAGCCCATTAACTTCAAGGGTCTGGATATTGTTCCTCT is from Bacteroides sp. and encodes:
- a CDS encoding TonB-dependent receptor plug domain-containing protein; protein product: VLRAEMGDEELEVNITGTRELANASLLAQSKGESLFFEQTPGGERTATFRIPLNIFPSGIAQLVLFSAEGIPQAERLLFVNHDDQVYFDMQARVLRSGEETALSIDVLASDEEGNPLAGNYSVAVQYGDVGERTRFDNIFSNLLLGSDLNGRVEEPAQYFDYSQDDPEAMVDMLMLTQTWQRFSWSGLLGATMPDIESNPSYGIDVSGTLVGKQDQLGVANAEVRLRLVENPSQTYQSKTDGEGKFLFKGLPLFDVTMVEIIPPMIAGRQLPEVLLDSTGRIDPGIDPLLYVPNANTLMQQITERGKEWSRPRGTRRGVSPERGEQLYGTPDQTIYINDIEPYSSILDVLRDKAIGLSISPSGFITIRGATSINYQSAPLFFVDGVESEGAFLSLHPRDVERIEIFKGASTAAFGARGAAGALAAYSKRRDFQAELLTSSMFLINGLHVPKAFMSEPESIAAFDTINTVKTLFWAPQLQSGEEGIANFQFRPIPGVTQYRIIIQGVGEDGKVGYAEFILGN
- the pdxA gene encoding 4-hydroxythreonine-4-phosphate dehydrogenase PdxA, whose amino-acid sequence is MENELEKQASIRVGITHGDVNGIGYEVIMKTLADVRVLEFFTPIVYGSSKVASYHRKAIDLHDFNFNIVKSAEFAQEGKANLVNIYPQEIKIDLGQCTDIAGEVAYLALEAATEDLKRGHIDALVTAPINKQNIQSEAFQFPGHTEYLSKKFGVSESLMLMVSHHMRIGVITGHVPLSEVPGMISKELILKKTRLMHQSLTRDFGIRKPRIAILGLNPHAGDKGVIGIEEQQVIIPAIQQAFDEGMLVFGPYPADGFFGSAAFSQFDGILAMYHDQGLIPFKALSFKSGVNFTAGLPYVRTSPAHGTAYNIAGRNEASPDAFRESVYLAIDVVRNRHMYEEVTANPLSASSLDADTDSDRNALKELPENGD
- a CDS encoding bifunctional UDP-N-acetylmuramoyl-tripeptide:D-alanyl-D-alanine ligase/alanine racemase, which encodes MPAYKLTRLCEMAGGQLYGASPPDVSIRHLLTDSRRLLSPATTLFVAIVTPKNDGHQYIGSLFERGLRCFLVSNLPAEDFPMRREAVFILVKDTLEALQQLAAAHRAAFPLSVVAITGSNGKTIVKEWLFQLLSEKMPVVRNPRSYNSQLGVPLSLWQIEEEHRLGIFEAGISQPGEMEKLERMLAPQTGIFTNIGPAHDEGFPARESKIREKLKLFSNAKSLVYCRDHAELDHYIRKWQAGHPGVQLFSWSLKPGADIYVSALRRKDASTHIRLEYKDKSFDFTIPFTDQASIENALHCMAFLCFKGFSNGWISEKMPQLQPVAMRMEMKEGINNCLVINDSYNNDLYALSIALDFLNSQTRLPKKTLILSDILQTGMPPVSLYAEVAAMIKARGVGRFIGIGQGLVDCKDYFDANARFFETTGDFLRNFDPSAFSHEAILLKGARVFGFERISNLLQQKDHQTILEVNLDALVHNLNVFRSFLNPGVKVMAMVKAFSYGSGSVEVAGVLQYYHADYLAVAYADEGKDLRKGGIHIPIVVMNPEVYNFGVLQKFRLEPEVYSLKLLHKLAMASREFEGVNAENPFPVHLKMDTGMHRLGFLPEELDALIAGLAENPQIKVASVFSHMAASDESAHDDFTQKQIRDFQEMSQKIRNSVGYDFLQHINNSAAITRFPASQFDMVRLGIGLYGVSAEPALQGLLQHVSTFRSVVSQVKRIPPGESIGYSRAARSQEEMEIAIVPVGYADGLNRQLSNGAGHLLVKGQKAPIVGNISMDMCAIDVSGLDVKEGDEVIIFGAQLPVTEMAKALNTIPYEVLTSISQRVKRVYFQE
- a CDS encoding four helix bundle protein, whose amino-acid sequence is MNGQYSKKDMDSKLKSYKDLEIYQKAFDLAVKIREKTLKLPSPDRYEVGGQIRRSSQSTKDNIVEGYGRKRYKSDFIKFLVFSHSSNLEAKSQAEFIHLAYPEEGWDSIAQELDSLGIKIHHFLCYVEKNWKT
- a CDS encoding aminodeoxychorismate/anthranilate synthase component II, encoding MKILILDNYDSFTYNLFHIVEDLLSDEDILEVYRNDQINLEDVDKYNKIIISPGPGLPEEAGITCDVIKSFAGTKSILGVCLGHQAIAEIFGGRLQNLDEVLHGVSIPTKVLKPDALLFRDCPELFNTGRYHSWVPDKKTFPQCLEITAIDPSGNIMGLQHKNLDVHGVQFHPESVMTPVGRKILRNWVGK
- a CDS encoding RidA family protein; its protein translation is MKTIINTPNAPAPIGPYNQAVMVNGTLYVSGQIGIDPAIGKVVEGDVTVQAKQVMKNLENILKAAGMDFSNVVKTSIFLSDMKDFPKVNEIYGSFFKADPPARETVQVGALPMFVDVEISCIAVK
- a CDS encoding YifB family Mg chelatase-like AAA ATPase; translated protein: MLVKTFGSAVHGVSATTITVEVDVGQGVNFFMVGLPDSAVKESHQRIETALKHQGLKIPGKRIVVNMAPADIRKEGSAYDLTIAIGILAASGQIAAEKVGEYVIMGELSLDGSLQPIKGALPIAIKAREENFRGFFLPEHNAREAAVVNNLDVYGVENIRQVIDFFNGDTQLEKTEVNTREEFFSKLNDYEFDFSDVKGQENIKRAFEVAAAGGHNLLMIGPPGSGKTMLAKRLPGILPPPTLKEALETTKIHSVAGRLGKNASLLSVRPFRAPHHTISDVALVGGGSFPQPGEISLAHNGVLFLDELPEFKRTVLEVLRQPLEDRVMTVSRAKFSVQYPASFMLVASMNPCPCGYYNHPEKDCVCAPGVVQKYLNRISGPLLDRIDIHVEVTPVPFKELSELQASEKSAQIRDRVIKAREIQAERYKSFDGIYCNAQINTKLLREFCQIDKAGSLLLKTAMEKLGLSARAYDRILKVSRTIADLDGKPSVLPEHLAEAIHYRSLDRETWGVS
- a CDS encoding gamma-glutamylcyclotransferase family protein, which gives rise to MVLYKVFVYGSLKKRQTQKDLFGLQPPVFSKAILKDWVFIKNKEYPYIKPSEGKSVEGVVLQLSTEQLEQADRWEEVPEIYQREKVTVRTTDGSFFNVWAYTRRNAE
- a CDS encoding saccharopine dehydrogenase family protein produces the protein MSKVLIIGAGGVGSVVTRKCAAVPEVFTDIMLASRTLEKCDQIARDIGGDRVKTAQVDADNVPELVELINKFKPDMVINVALPYQDLTIMEACLETKTHYLDTANYEPKDVAKFEYSWQWAYQERFKDAGLLAILGCGFDPGVTGVFTAYAAKHYFDEIHYLDIVDCNAGDHGKAFATNFNPEINIREITQNGRYWENGQWVETQPLEINKPIDYPEIGPKDSYLLYHEELESLVKHFPTLKRARFWMTFGKQYITYLNVLQDVGMTSIKPINFKGLDIVPLEFLKAVLPEPASLGEGYKGQTSIGCQIRGIKDGKERTYYVWNNTEHAAAYRDVKAQGISYTTGVPAMIGAMMALTGKWTGKGVFNVEQFDPDPFMEALPKFGLPWHEQIDKPLPVEK